In Pedosphaera parvula Ellin514, the following proteins share a genomic window:
- a CDS encoding DUF1501 domain-containing protein — MNCQSTPLSQQKLHGLTRRHFFSKCAWGIGSVALASMLDDKLFAATKSAHSLINPLSPKAPHFTPKAKRVIYLFMEGAPSQLDLFDYKPKLEPLNMKPCPEEMIKGERFAFIKGVPKILATPHKFARHGKCGMELSELLPHLATVADDITLVRSMVTDAFNHAPAQIFLNSGSTQIGRPSMGSWLNYGLGSESQDLPGFVVMLSGGGQPSGGTACWSSGFLPTVYQGVQFRSQGDPVLFLSNPAGMSVQDRRRALDALHDLNEMELNATGDPEIATRINSFEMAYKMQTSAPELMDISKEPQYIHEMYGTEPGKVAFANNCLLARRLIERGSRFVQLYHRGWDHHGTAPNTDIVNPEGLPKQCRETDRPMAALIKDLKQRGLLEDTLVIWGGEFGRTPMNEERDGSKYLGRDHHPKAFSLWMAGGGIKGGYTHGATDDFGYNVVEGKVHVHDLQATILHCLGLEHTKLTYRFQGRDFRLTDVHGEVVKALLA; from the coding sequence ATGAATTGCCAATCAACCCCGCTCTCACAACAAAAGCTTCACGGCCTCACGCGCCGTCATTTCTTTAGCAAGTGCGCCTGGGGCATTGGCAGCGTAGCTCTTGCTTCGATGCTCGACGACAAACTTTTTGCAGCCACGAAGTCGGCCCACAGCCTGATCAACCCACTGTCACCCAAAGCACCTCATTTCACTCCTAAAGCGAAGCGGGTGATTTATTTGTTCATGGAGGGAGCGCCCTCTCAACTCGACCTCTTCGATTACAAACCAAAGTTGGAGCCCTTGAACATGAAGCCTTGTCCCGAGGAGATGATCAAGGGCGAAAGGTTTGCCTTCATCAAGGGAGTTCCCAAAATTCTTGCCACGCCACATAAATTTGCGAGGCATGGCAAATGCGGCATGGAGCTTTCCGAGCTGCTGCCACATCTGGCAACCGTCGCTGACGATATCACTTTGGTCCGGTCAATGGTCACTGACGCTTTTAATCATGCGCCCGCCCAAATTTTTCTGAATTCCGGCTCCACGCAGATTGGTCGTCCGAGCATGGGCTCGTGGTTAAACTACGGTCTTGGCAGTGAATCGCAGGATCTTCCCGGTTTCGTCGTGATGCTTTCCGGCGGTGGCCAACCCAGCGGCGGCACAGCGTGTTGGAGTAGCGGTTTCCTGCCCACGGTTTATCAAGGCGTACAATTTCGGTCCCAAGGCGATCCAGTGCTTTTCCTTTCCAATCCTGCAGGCATGAGCGTGCAGGACCGACGCCGCGCACTCGACGCTCTGCATGACCTGAATGAAATGGAGCTGAATGCCACCGGCGATCCCGAAATTGCCACACGTATCAACTCCTTTGAGATGGCGTACAAGATGCAGACCAGCGCACCGGAGTTGATGGACATTTCCAAGGAACCTCAATACATCCACGAAATGTATGGCACCGAGCCAGGAAAAGTTGCGTTCGCCAACAATTGTCTGCTGGCGCGCCGCCTGATCGAACGTGGCTCGCGATTTGTACAACTCTACCATCGCGGCTGGGATCACCATGGCACGGCTCCCAATACAGATATCGTCAATCCAGAGGGACTTCCCAAGCAATGTCGTGAAACTGATCGGCCAATGGCCGCTCTCATCAAAGACCTAAAACAACGAGGATTACTTGAAGATACGCTCGTCATTTGGGGCGGTGAGTTCGGTCGCACGCCCATGAACGAAGAGCGCGACGGTTCAAAATACCTTGGTCGCGACCATCACCCAAAAGCATTCAGTCTCTGGATGGCTGGCGGCGGAATCAAAGGAGGTTATACCCATGGTGCCACCGATGATTTTGGCTACAACGTGGTCGAGGGCAAGGTCCACGTTCACGATTTACAAGCTACCATTCTCCACTGCCTTGGGCTCGAACACACCAAACTCACCTATCGATTCCAAGGCCGCGACTTTCGGCT